One window from the genome of Hippoglossus hippoglossus isolate fHipHip1 chromosome 10, fHipHip1.pri, whole genome shotgun sequence encodes:
- the p2ry4 gene encoding P2Y purinoceptor 4, with translation MEALHSRRETLNQSTTFTSVFNSSCRFDEEFKYILLPVSYSLVFVVGFVLNAAALWMFLKMRPWNPSTVFMFHLALSDFLYVLSLPTLIYYYANRSHWPFGLAACKIVRFLFYANLYSSILFLTCISVHRYLGICHPIKAMTLVKSRHAHLVCGMVWCVVSVCLVPNLIFVTTSRRDNDTLCHDTTSQQAFVEYVDYSSVVMVLLFCVPFAVIVVCYFLMARTLCRPRRGLSGSQQGNASHQKSIKLIIVVLVVFAVSFVPFHITRTLYYTSRVLNLDCRFLNIVNFTYKITRPLASVNSCIDPILYFLAGDHYRSKMMSVLTGNRRTMSSRTPEQAQTQPNSNRGVALVDCNSALKATGEVQRC, from the coding sequence ATGGAAGCACTACACAGCAGGCGTGAGACACTCAACCAGTCGACCACGTTCACCTCAGTCTTCAACTCGAGCTGCCGCTTCGACGAGGAGTTTAAATACATCCTGCTGCCCGTGTCCTACAGTCTGGTGTTCGTGGTCGGCTTTGTGCTCAACGCTGCGGCCTTGTGGATGTTCCTGAAGATGCGTCCGTGGAACCCCAGCACGGTGTTCATGTTCCACCTCGCCCTGTCCGACTTCCTGTACGTCCTCTCCCTGCCCACCCTCATCTACTACTACGCCAACCGCAGCCACTGGCCCTTCGGGCTGGCCGCCTGCAAAATAGTGCGCTTCCTCTTCTACGCCAACCTCTACAGCagcatcctcttcctcacatgCATCAGCGTGCACCGTTACCTGGGCATCTGCCACCCCATCAAGGCGATGACGCTGGTGAAGTCTCGTCACGCCCACCTGGTGTGCGGGATGGTGTGGTGCGTGGTGAGTGTGTGCTTGGTGCCCAACCTCATTTTCGTCACCACGTCCAGGAGGGACAACGACACCCTGTGCCATGACACCACCAGCCAGCAGGCCTTCGTGGAGTATGTGGACTACAGCTCTGTTGTCATGGTGCTCCTGTTTTGCGTCCCGTTCGCGGTCATAGTGGTGTGTTACTTCCTGATGGCGCGGACCCTGTGCCGGCCCAGGCGTGGATTGTCTGGCAGCCAGCAAGGCAACGCCTCGCATCAGAAATCCATCAAGCTCATCATCGTGGTGCTGGTGGTGTTCGCTGTGAGCTTCGTCCCGTTTCACATCACGCGGACCCTCTACTACACCTCCCGCGTGTTAAATCTGGACTGCAGATTCCTCAACATCGTCAACTTCACTTACAAGATCACCAGGCCGCTGGCCAGTGTCAACAGCTGCATTGACCCCATCCTGTACTTCCTGGCTGGGGATCACTACCGCTCCAAAATGATGTCCGtcctgacaggaaacagacGGACGATGAGCAGCCGAACACCCGAACAGGCACAAACGCAGCCGAACAGTAACCGCGGCGTTGCTCTGGTCGATTGTAACTCAGCCCTTAAAGCTACAGGCGAGGTGCAGAGATGTTGA